One window of Mangrovibacterium diazotrophicum genomic DNA carries:
- a CDS encoding GIY-YIG nuclease family protein, with translation MTRGGYIYILTNKNHTVLYTGVTSNLTKRLYEHRTSFYKNAFTSRYNVYKLVYFEGFTSIEEAIAREKQIKGGSRQKKLELINGFNPDWNDLSGMVE, from the coding sequence ATGACACGAGGTGGATACATCTATATTTTAACCAACAAGAATCACACAGTGCTATATACCGGTGTAACCAGTAACCTTACGAAACGCTTATACGAGCACCGTACCAGCTTTTACAAGAATGCTTTCACCAGTCGGTACAATGTTTACAAACTGGTGTACTTCGAAGGTTTTACCAGCATTGAAGAGGCAATTGCCCGGGAGAAACAGATCAAAGGTGGCAGCAGACAAAAGAAACTTGAGTTAATTAACGGCTTTAACCCTGACTGGAACGATTTGTCGGGGATGGTGGAGTGA
- a CDS encoding glycosyltransferase family 4 protein, whose translation MKIFVTGTRGIPGIQGGVETHCQELYPRLVKMGHEVVIARRKAYVDDHCQSNTYKGVRLVDVPTVKSNAIEAFVHTFLAVLKARTMNPDLVHIHAIGPSIMAPLARLLGLKVVVTNHGPDYDRQKWGRFAKRVLKTGENLGTRYSNQVIAISEPIRTTLKEDYKRQDVHLVFNGVNTPIKHPRTDYLESLGIQPGNYLFAAGRFVPEKGFIDLIKAWDQLPEPKPQLVIAGDSDHETCYSKGIKKHAKKYGAILTGFVKGGKLNQLFSHARLFVMPSYHEGLPIALLEALSYGLDVVVSNIPANLEVALDPACFFETGNRQALTASIQKRLTLNQQPDYEQLLKKYNWDTIALQTEAVYKRCMKNPLSKAIKPDPVRVTH comes from the coding sequence ATGAAAATCTTTGTCACGGGCACCCGCGGGATACCAGGTATCCAGGGTGGTGTGGAAACCCATTGCCAGGAGCTTTACCCGCGCCTGGTGAAGATGGGGCACGAGGTGGTTATTGCCCGCCGCAAGGCTTACGTGGACGATCATTGCCAAAGCAACACGTATAAAGGGGTTCGTTTAGTTGACGTACCTACTGTAAAATCGAATGCGATTGAAGCCTTCGTACATACCTTTCTTGCTGTGCTAAAAGCACGGACGATGAACCCGGATTTGGTACATATCCATGCCATCGGCCCAAGCATCATGGCTCCTTTAGCGCGTTTGCTGGGCCTGAAGGTTGTGGTGACCAACCACGGGCCCGACTATGACCGCCAGAAATGGGGACGCTTTGCCAAGCGGGTCCTGAAAACCGGTGAGAACTTAGGAACCCGCTATTCCAACCAGGTGATTGCGATCTCGGAACCGATCCGCACAACACTTAAAGAGGATTATAAGCGTCAGGATGTCCATTTGGTTTTTAACGGGGTGAATACGCCAATTAAACATCCCCGAACCGATTACCTGGAATCCCTGGGAATTCAACCGGGCAACTATCTGTTTGCAGCGGGACGCTTTGTTCCGGAGAAAGGCTTTATCGACCTGATCAAAGCCTGGGATCAGCTGCCGGAGCCCAAACCTCAGCTGGTGATTGCGGGCGACTCAGATCACGAAACCTGCTACAGCAAAGGAATCAAGAAACACGCGAAAAAGTACGGCGCCATCCTGACCGGATTTGTTAAAGGGGGAAAACTAAACCAGCTGTTCAGTCATGCCCGGTTGTTTGTGATGCCTTCCTACCATGAAGGTTTACCAATTGCCTTGCTGGAAGCCTTGTCCTATGGGTTGGATGTGGTGGTGTCGAACATCCCGGCCAACCTCGAAGTCGCCCTCGACCCGGCTTGCTTCTTCGAAACCGGAAACAGGCAGGCCCTGACCGCATCGATTCAAAAGCGGCTTACCCTTAACCAACAACCGGATTATGAGCAGCTGTTGAAAAAATACAATTGGGACACGATTGCTTTACAAACAGAAGCCGTCTACAAGCGCTGCATGAAGAATCCGCTTTCCAAAGCTATTAAACCAGACCCGGTTCGGGTAACACACTAA
- a CDS encoding radical SAM protein: protein MNQNIPMPTDVSIITTYRCQMRCKMCDIWRYPTDVKQEITAKELEMLPDFKFVNLTGGEPFQREDLEDIVEVMFRKAPRIVISTSGWHHDRILKLAEKYPNIGLRVSIEGLERTNDSLRGRIGGFERGYGLLKELSQMGIKDIGFGMTVSNLNHGDLIPLYELSRELKLEFATAAFHNSYYFHKEDNLISNKEAVNADFEKLINALLKENSPKSWFRAFFNMGLINYINGGRRMLPCEAGLVNFFIEPYGEVYPCNGLEDGIWKQSMGNIREAKNFEEIWYGEKARQVRERVANCPKNCWMVGTAAPVMKKYIKHPATWVAKNKLKSLMGQHICADQIPWFNVGQDPKQGDLNFHRLQPYNDGTGVKPDRKLPLVEE from the coding sequence ATGAATCAAAACATACCGATGCCGACCGATGTGTCGATCATCACGACCTATCGATGCCAGATGCGCTGCAAGATGTGCGACATCTGGCGTTACCCCACGGATGTCAAACAAGAGATCACTGCCAAAGAGCTGGAGATGCTCCCCGACTTTAAGTTTGTAAACCTAACCGGGGGCGAGCCTTTCCAGCGGGAAGACCTGGAAGATATCGTGGAAGTGATGTTCCGCAAGGCGCCGCGCATTGTAATTTCCACCTCGGGCTGGCATCACGACCGCATTTTGAAGCTGGCCGAGAAATATCCCAACATTGGTCTCCGAGTCAGTATTGAAGGGCTGGAACGCACCAACGACTCGTTGCGTGGCCGGATCGGCGGATTCGAGCGTGGCTATGGCCTGCTAAAGGAACTGAGCCAAATGGGCATAAAAGACATTGGTTTCGGAATGACGGTTTCGAACCTGAACCACGGCGACCTGATTCCCCTTTACGAACTGTCGCGCGAGCTAAAACTGGAATTTGCCACCGCTGCTTTTCACAACTCGTACTACTTTCACAAGGAGGACAACCTGATTAGCAACAAGGAGGCTGTGAATGCCGATTTCGAAAAGCTGATCAACGCCTTGTTGAAAGAAAACAGTCCGAAAAGCTGGTTCCGGGCATTCTTCAACATGGGTTTAATCAACTACATCAACGGAGGGCGCCGTATGCTCCCCTGCGAGGCGGGCCTGGTAAACTTTTTTATTGAACCTTACGGTGAAGTGTATCCGTGCAACGGGCTGGAAGACGGCATCTGGAAACAAAGCATGGGCAACATTCGCGAGGCGAAGAACTTCGAGGAGATTTGGTATGGCGAGAAAGCCCGCCAGGTACGCGAACGGGTGGCCAACTGCCCCAAAAACTGCTGGATGGTGGGTACAGCCGCCCCGGTGATGAAGAAATACATTAAGCACCCGGCGACCTGGGTGGCTAAAAATAAACTGAAAAGCCTGATGGGCCAACATATTTGCGCGGATCAAATCCCCTGGTTCAATGTGGGCCAGGATCCGAAGCAAGGAGACCTGAACTTTCACCGTCTTCAACCTTACAACGACGGCACGGGCGTTAAACCCGACCGCAAGCTGCCGCTGGTAGAGGAATAA